The sequence below is a genomic window from Actinokineospora baliensis.
TCCACCCGGTCGCGCAGGGACGGGCCGGACTCGAACGCGCCCCGGCCGGTGCCGGTGGGGGTGGGTGAGAGGCGGGTGACGGTCTCCTCGGCGACCGCCAACGCATCTTGGCGGGTCATTGGGGCTCCACCGACCCGGCCGCGGATTCCGGCACCGGGCGGCGGTCGGCGGGCTCGGCCGGGAAGCGGTCGCGCAGGTGCGCGCACCAGTCGGCGAGGGCGTCCCAGTCGATGCGGGCGCGCGGCGGCGGCCCGGCCGGGACCCGGGAGCCCGGTGGGGTGAAGTGGCGTACGGCCATGGGAGGGCCTCCTCGGTGGGGTCAGGCGGCGCGGACGGCGGTTGAGGCGACGGTGCGGTGTTCGCCGTCGCGGTAGAGCGAGCCCCAGGACCGGCCCCCGAGGGTCAGTTCGGTGGCGAGCGGGACCCCGAAGAAGTCCGGGACGTGCATGGCGCGGGCGATGGCCCGGCCGATCTCCTCGGCGTCGGTCTCGGGCGCGACGAACACCACCTCGTCGTGCACGGGCAACCGGAGCCAGTCGGTGAGCCCGGCCTCGTCCAGCCGGAGCAGCGCCTCGGCGAGCACGTCGCGCGCGGACGACTGGACCACGTAGTTGGTCGCGGCGTAGAGCCTTCGGCGGTCCAGTGGCAGCCGCCGCCCGGCCGGGGTGATGACCTGGGTGGGTCCCCACTCCGCGCGCCGAATCAGTCGGGAGGAGTAGCGGCGAATCCCGGTGTACACGCGGTCGTACTCGCGGATCGCGTGTACCACTTGGGACAGTGGTGCGCCGGTGGTCCTCGACAGCGTGTCCGGTCCTCCTCCGTAGACCTTCCCGAACCCGATTCCCTTGCACACCTTGCGATGCGTCGCGGTGTAGCCGTCCCCGTAGATCAGTCGGGCGGTAAACCCGTGCAGGTCCTCACCCGCGTGGATCGCCTCCACCATCCGGTGGTCCTGGGCCAGTGCGGCCAGTACGCGCAGCTCCACCGCCTGGTAGTCCACGGCTCCGACCACGTGACCGGGTTCGGCGATGAGCGCTTCACGGATGGTCGAGTCCCCGGAGGGAAGCTGTTGCAGGGGCGGGGCGGAGATGGACATGCGCGCGGTGCGGGCCTTCAACGACGCGATGACCGGGTGGATGCGGTCGGTGCCGTCGCGGTGGGCGAGCATGGACTCCGCGTAGGTGGTGAACCACTTCCCGGCCCGTTTCGCTCGCAACACCGCGTCCGCCAACGGGTTCGGCGTGCGCGCGCCGATGCGTTCCCACTCCCTGTCCAAGTCCGCCAACGGTTTCAGGACTTCCTTGTCCACCTTGTAGGCGCCGCT
It includes:
- a CDS encoding DNA polymerase → MRHQRHTVAGEPVHIRTVETGADIGEFLGWCRDHAAGPVAFDTETTGLDVHTTTARLRLAQFGTRSQAWVLPVDPQGGIRGALDACARALTHLPRLVAHSATFDATVAATHVPGIALDRLWPRLTDTRILAHLVDPRGPDDPGGIGHGLEALTARHIDVEVAATIKGSMAAMAARLGVTKAEVFRTVDLWDEEYRLYAGMDVILTARLEEVLTPAVAAGGWEQLVEFEHAVALVCARMQARGFLLDVDYTERLADRLGTEAHRWSGVAARYGVRSVNSTAQVADALVGMGERLTETTDSGAYKVDKEVLKPLADLDREWERIGARTPNPLADAVLRAKRAGKWFTTYAESMLAHRDGTDRIHPVIASLKARTARMSISAPPLQQLPSGDSTIREALIAEPGHVVGAVDYQAVELRVLAALAQDHRMVEAIHAGEDLHGFTARLIYGDGYTATHRKVCKGIGFGKVYGGGPDTLSRTTGAPLSQVVHAIREYDRVYTGIRRYSSRLIRRAEWGPTQVITPAGRRLPLDRRRLYAATNYVVQSSARDVLAEALLRLDEAGLTDWLRLPVHDEVVFVAPETDAEEIGRAIARAMHVPDFFGVPLATELTLGGRSWGSLYRDGEHRTVASTAVRAA